A region from the Manihot esculenta cultivar AM560-2 chromosome 13, M.esculenta_v8, whole genome shotgun sequence genome encodes:
- the LOC110629994 gene encoding xyloglucan galactosyltransferase MUR3, whose amino-acid sequence MRRRPAASVPFEQMDKGTGKNQQNRLCLLASLSAFFWILLLYFHFAVLGGNNVDQSVKLEDQPLNTESKTSTLVTDARLTNTPSKTAPFIDASLKNIPSITSSQEEENFPFMRALRTIENKSDPCGGKYIYVHDLPPRFNEDMLKECRSLSLWTNMCKFTSNAGLGPPLENVEGVFSNTGWYATNQFAVDVIFSNRMKQYECLTNDSSIAAAIFVPFYAGFDIARYLWGYNISKRDAASLDLVDWLMKRPEWGIMEGRDHFLVAGRITWDFRRLTDEESDWGNKLLFLPAAKNMSMLVVESSPWNANDFGIPYPTYFHPAKDDDVFVWQERMRNLERKWLFSFAGAPRPDNPKSIRGQIIDQCKKSKVGKLLECDFGESKCHSPSSIMQMFQSSLFCLQPQGDSYTRRSAFDSMLAGCIPVFFHPGSAYTQYTWHLPKNYTTYSVFIPEDDIHKRNVSVEEVLSKIPPEQVKIMREKVISLIPGLIYADPRSKLETLKDSFDVAVQAVIDKVTRLRRNIIQGRTEYDNFVEENSWKYELLDAGQREVGAHEWDPFFSKPKDGNSDSGGSSAEAAKKSWKNEQRDQS is encoded by the coding sequence ATGAGACGCCGCCCTGCGGCGAGTGTCCCATTTGAGCAAATGGATAAAGGGACTGGAAAAAATCAACAGAACCGGCTTTGTTTGTTGGCTTCTCTCTCTGCATTTTTCTGGATTCTATTATTGTATTTCCATTTTGCTGTGTTAGGAGGTAATAATGTTGATCAATCTGTTAAATTAGAGGATCAACCACTAAATACAGAATCAAAAACCTCTACCCTTGTAACAGATGCCCGTTTGACAAACACGCCATCCAAAACTGCCCCCTTTATAGATGCCTCATTGAAAAATATCCCCAGTATTACTAGTAGTCAAGAGGAGGAGAATTTCCCGTTTATGAGGGCTTTGAGAACCATAGAGAATAAGAGTGATCCTTGTGGAGGAAAGTATATTTATGTCCATGATTTGCCGCCGAGGTTCAATGAGGATATGTTGAAAGAGTGTAGGAGTTTGAGTCTTTGGACCAATATGTGTAAGTTTACTAGTAATGCCGGATTGGGACCTCCACTGGAGAATGTTGAAGGGGTGTTTTCAAACACGGGGTGGTATGCCACAAATCAGTTTGCAGTGGATGTGATATTCAGTAATAGGATGAAGCAGTATGAGTGCTTGACGAATGATTCTTCCATTGCTGCTGCAATTTTTGTGCCATTTTATGCAGGATTTGATATTGCAAGGTATCTTTGGGGATATAATATCTCCAAGAGGGATGCTGCTTCTCTTGATTTGGTTGATTGGCTTATGAAGAGGCCAGAGTGGGGGATTATGGAAGGCAGGGATCATTTTCTGGTGGCAGGGAGGATAACATGGGATTTCAGGAGGTTAACAGATGAGGAATCAGATTGGGGAAACAAATTACTCTTTTTGCCGGCTGCCAAAAACATGTCAATGCTTGTGGTTGAATCGAGTCCATGGAATGCAAACGATTTTGGCATTCCTTATCCCACCTATTTCCATCCTGCAAAGGATGATGATGTGTTTGTTTGGCAAGAGCGGATGAGGAATTTGGAAAGAAAATGGCTCTTCTCTTTTGCTGGGGCACCACGTCCTGATAACCCAAAATCAATCAGAGGGCAGATCATTGATCAGTGTAAGAAGTCAAAGGTGGGCAAGCTGTTggaatgcgattttggggagagCAAATGCCATTCTCCAAGCAGTATAATGCAGATGTTTCAGAGCTCCCTTTTCTGCTTGCAGCCACAGGGAGATTCGTATACACGAAGGTCAGCTTTTGACTCAATGTTGGCAGGTTGCATTCCTGTCTTCTTTCATCCTGGCTCAGCTTACACACAATATACTTGGCATCTGCCAAAGAACTACACTACTTATTCAGTATTCATTCCAGAGGATGATATCCATAAAAGAAATGTTAGTGTTGAGGAAGTGCTTAGTAAGATTCCTCCTGAGCAGGTGAAGATCATGAGGGAGAAAGTCATAAGCCTCATTCCAGGGCTTATATATGCAGATCCTCGCTCAAAATTGGAGACCCTTAAAGATTCTTTTGATGTTGCTGTTCAGGCGGTCATAGACAAAGTTACAAGGTTGAGAAGAAACATAATTCAGGGCCGTACAGAATATGACAATTTTGTGGAGGAGAACAGTTGGAAATATGAATTGTTGGACGCAGGACAGCGCGAGGTGGGAGCTCATGAATGGGATCCCTTCTTCTCAAAGCCAAAGGATGGCAATAGTGATTCTGGTGGTTCATCTGCGGAAGCTGCAAAAAAGTCATGGAAGAATGAGCAGAGAGATCAATCATGA